The stretch of DNA CAGGGCTGAAGGTAGCGATCGTCGGACGTCCGAATGTGGGTAAGTCTAGCTTACTCAATGCTTGGAGCCAGAGCGATCGCGCCATTGTTACCGATCTGCCAGGCACAACGCGGGATGTGGTGGAATCCCAACTGACTGTCCGAGGGATTCCAGTGCAGGTGCTGGATACTGCCGGCATCCGTGAAGCCAGTGACCAAGTCGAACAACTGGGAATAGAGCGATCGCGCCGGGCTGCCGAAGCGGCTGACTTGATCTTATTTACGATCGACGCTCAGACAGGCTGGACAAGTGACGATCAGATTATCTACGACCAAGTGAGCGATCGCCCCTTAATCTTGATCATGAATAAAGTAGACCTAGCCGATATGGTTGACCCCACCAGCCTGCCATCGGTATCCCATATTGTGCGCACAGCCGCCGCTCACCACCAAGGCATCGAAGCCCTAGAAGACGCCATTCTGGACTGCATCCACGCCAAAACCCTCACCGCCGCTAACCAAGACTTCGCCATCAACCAACGACAGGCGATCGCCCTGACCCGCGCTAAGTCTGCCCTGCTTCAGGTGCAGCAAACAACCCAGGAGCAGCTTCCGCTAGACTTCTGGACCATTGATCTGCGGCAAGCCATC from Candidatus Obscuribacterales bacterium encodes:
- the mnmE gene encoding tRNA uridine-5-carboxymethylaminomethyl(34) synthesis GTPase MnmE yields the protein GLKVAIVGRPNVGKSSLLNAWSQSDRAIVTDLPGTTRDVVESQLTVRGIPVQVLDTAGIREASDQVEQLGIERSRRAAEAADLILFTIDAQTGWTSDDQIIYDQVSDRPLILIMNKVDLADMVDPTSLPSVSHIVRTAAAHHQGIEALEDAILDCIHAKTLTAANQDFAINQRQAIALTRAKSALLQVQQTTQEQLPLDFWTIDLRQAIQSLGEITGEEMVESVLDEIFSRFCIGK